The genomic DNA CAGTTTCGTTTGGCTGGGAACTGTTGCAGAGATTCGCCACCAATCAATCCAAGACGATTGCGCAGCGTTAAAGCCGTAGAATGGCCGAGCGTATTCGACGACTACGCCTGCCCAGCGTAGGGCGTGCCCATTCCATTGCCACGCATCTCGCCGACGTCGGTAGGCCAAAAGATGAGGCCCGTCCCCAAACGAAACGGGCCTCGTTTCAAAATCCAATTGGTCGCGGACCTATTACTCAGCGCAACCGCACGACAGGGCGTCCGCTTTCCAGTTCTCTTCTGTTTCCCGGGAGTTCTTCGATAGATGGACGTGGCTATCCACGCGCTCGACCCATCCGACTGGAATGAAGTGGTGCTGCCCGTCAGGGCTATCCTTCCTCGTCAGCTTAATGGCATTACTTTCCACACCGTCTACGGTGCCGACCGTCTTGCCGCACGACGCGATGACCTTCATATGTTTCTTAATTCCGGCAACGCCAACGTCCGTCCCTTCGGCCGGGCCGCCCATTCCGGTCTTATCTTTCACAAACTCAGCAGCCTCTTCGGCGCCTTGGGCAATCTTATCGCCCACATTCTTCGCGGCGTCGGCCACCGCGTGGCCCGCATTCGCCACAGTATTCTTCATCGAACTCGCCATAATCGGGCTCCTTCAGAGTATTGGCAGCGCACATCTTGCTGCCTTGGTGGTTAAAAAAACCCGTCGGTTTTGAAGAGCAATTGCCATGCCTTTATAGCTGGGTTTACCTCGCCGGATCATGGAATCCACCAGCTCATTACCGCCAATCGCGTCTTGGCACAGAAAGTGCGAAATGTTTTTGAAACCGCGACGGTCGTTCACCTCTCAAATCCGGTAACGGATAACGCAGATTTCGGAAGAAATATGAACCGTATCGATTCGAGAATCGCTCCGCTAGCAGTCGATTTGGCGCAGCCATTGGGACCGCCGCCTACGCCTGGAACCATCTCCGATATCCCGGTAATTGTTTCCGAGGTGCAGACCCGGCAAGATTTAAACGAATTCATCTCCCTACCCTGGCAGATCTATAAAGGAGACCGGAATTGGGCGCCTCCGTTGTGGGTGGAGGCGCAAGCATTTTTGGACCGTCGGCGCCACCCGTTCTACCTTCATGGAGCCGCGACGCAGTTTATCGCGCGACGGGAGCAGGCCGTCGTAGGCCGAGTACTAGTTAGCGACGACCCAAATTACAACAAGGCGCACGCAACGAATGTCGGCTGTTTCGGCATGTTTGAAAGTCTCGACGACGAAACTATTGGCGATGCCTTGCTGGATGCGAGTGCGGAATGGCTTGCTCGCCGCGGGCGCACTGAGCTGATGGGGCCGATCGACTATTCGACGAATTACCCGTGCGGTCTCCTGATTGAGGGCTTCGATACGCCGCAACGAGTACTCATGAATCACAACCCGCCTTACTACGCAAAGCTGCTTGAGAGTTGGGGGCTGACCAAGGTCAAAGACCTCCATGGATGGTGGTTTGACTGCTCATGCCCTAAGATGTCGCGGTGGGCTAGTCGAGCGGCGCGAACCTCTAGTCGCGGAAAGATTGAAATTCGTCAACTCACTTTTAAGGATTTTGACGCTGAAGTCGCGCGGTGCATGGAGCTTTACAATCAGGCGTGGGAAAACAATTGGGGCTTCGTGAAGATGACCGAGGCGGAGTTTCGCGATCTTGCCAAACATTTGAAGCAATTCGCAGAGCCACAATTGATGCTTATGGCCGAGGTCGCCGGAAGACCAGCAGGACTCGCCATTACGATTCCTGACTTCAACCAGGCCACACGCCCTTTGAATGGGCGGCTGACCACATTTGGTTTGCCGCTCGGTCTGTTCCGCCTGTGGCGGAACATGCGACGCATTCGTGCCGGGAGGGTCTTGGTCCTGGGGGTGCTCCCCGAATTTCGCGGACGAGGCGTCACCGAGCTGTTAATCCTGCGAACCCGCGAAATAGGGCAGCGGCTAGGCTATGTCGGAGCCGAATTAGGGTGGACCTTGGAAGACAATGCACTGATCAACCGGCCCATTCAGAAGGCTGGCGCCGTGCCCTACAAACGATTCCGAATTTACCACTCTGCCACTTGACGCTCCACTGAATCCAAAGTTGGCGCGCGTTCGGTTCGGCCGCGACAGGAACATTTCATTCCGTGGTTTTCCTCGGCCACGGAACTGGTTCAAGCGGGGATTCAGCGGGGCCGGCCAAAACCTGTCCAGAGGCCTTGAACCGTGAACCATGGCACGGGCAGTCCCACGTTTGTTCAGCGTCGTTCCAATTCACAAGGCACCCGAGATGTGTGCATACGGCCGACACTCGGTGCAAACGACCAGTCGCCTCGCGCGCGCAGGCCACGTTGACGCCATCAATCTTTAGGACTTTTCCCTGCCCTATCTCCACATCGTCGGCATTCGGGGACTTGGCGACCTTCAGACGGTCGGCTACGAAGTAGTAAGGGAAATCGATGTTCTCCTTGATATAGTCCCATGTGCCGCCACGTATCTTCTTACGATCCACAGAAAAGAGCTCTTGCCAGGGATTATCTTTTTTAAGAATGGCATCGCGAATGACCATTGCAGCGACGGTCGCGAAGGTCATTCCATTGCCGTTGAATCCGGTCGCGACGAACTGATGCGGCGATTCTTCTCCGATTAGTGGCAAGCCGTCGTTGGTCTCAATCACCTGACCTGACCAGCGATGGTCGATCTCGACCTTCGGCAGGATTTCGGACAGGGTTTTCTCCAGGCGGCAATAACAATCTTCCGTGTCGTTGACTTGGCCAGTCTTGTGATCGTTGCCGCCGAATATCACGCGATCGCGATCCGGCTCCCTGTCAACGCGCAGGTAATAGTACGGATCGCTCGTATCCCAAAGGCTGATCTCAGGTAACGTGCCAGACGGAAGGAGCCCGCTTACGACATAGGAGGAGTAACCCGCCAGTTTTGTCTGCAAGAGGGATGCTCGCAGAAGGCCCGTCTTCCCCATCAGGGGAATCTCCGTCGCCATTACAATGTCCTGGCACGAGACTTTGCACCCGTTGGCAACGACCTCCAATGGCTTGTCCTCGACTTCGGACACCTCAGAGTGCTCGTGAACGAAGCTGCCGTCCCCGTCAATGAAGTGGGCCAACGTCGAAGCGTATTCCAGCGGCCGGAACTTCGCCTGATCGCTGATTCTCATGCCAGGTTTGTTGACGATCGGTGCTTCGGCAACGAACTCGGCATCAAATCCGAGCTGCCGCGCCAGCTCGGCCTCTTCACGCAAGGATTCGGTTTCGTCGTCACGACCGTACAGCGCGGCGTGTAGAAAACCGGGAACTCGCCGAAACTCGCAAGCGATGTCGTGCTCTGCCACGATGCGCTCAATGGCATTAACAGCGGTGGTGCCCGCTCGCCAAACCAGGGTCGCGGACTCTCGTCCGAACGCCTTGACGAGCTCAGTCAGGCGAACATCAGTTACGCACGTCAAATGCGCCGTCGTCCTGCCCGTATCCCCACTGCCAAGGTGGTCGCGCTCTAGTAAACAAACCTTTTTTCCGGCTCTCTTTAGGAAATACGCGGCGCTGATCCCGGCAATTCCGCCACCAACCACGCATACGTCCACGCTCAGGGACTTTGCCAACGCAGGAAATGTGGGTCCATCTGGAGCTCGCCAAACGGGAGAAGGCGAAATGCTCATTGCTCTTCCTGATGATAGAAAGGAAATCAGAGGTTAGCGATCTGCATAGAGAACGACTTCTGTCCTTAGTCCCCGTAAGTGCGCTTATTTGCGGGTGTGCCGCCGACTGCTCCGCCCGAAATCCCCGATTGCGGCTCGGTGGGGTCTTCTTGATCAATGAACTCGGCGTCACCAGGTGCTCCATCGCCGGCTGGAAGTCCCGCGAGGCCGCTCGAATCAAGTCCGCCTGCCGGACTTCCCGTTGCCTCATCGCCGATTTGGCAGACATCGCTGTCCTCGCCTGGCAATAGTTCGTCGTCTCGTTGCCCGGCCCGTTGTTGTGCTCGATCTTTGTCGCTACTTTTCATGGCTCTTCCTTTTTTGAGCTGCCCGAGTGTCGATTGAACGTGCAAGTCGAATGCCAATCGGCACGCGTTTTGCGTAATTACCGCAAAGTCCTATCAATGGAGCAAATCATGAAACTTAAAGGATTCGACGCGATTCAGTTCGCAGAGCAAGAAGGCTTGGCGCTCAACAAAGACGCCGACAGCATCGATGAGGCGGCAACCGGTCTGACAGTCGCAGAAGCTGAGGCGATTGCCGTCGATTCCCCAGACCTGATTTGGCTGGAAGTGCCGGATGAGATGTATTACGGAGAGCCTAAAAACATGGAACCAGGACGGTAACTCCTCCCTCGAAAGGAGAAGATCGCTATTTCCCATGACAGCAAATACACGAGCGACGACGAGATCAAGCGGACGGTTAGCGAGCGTGGCGGTCAGCCGGCGACCATTGCCCATCACGCTCACGGCGGCGAAGAAGCTTGCTTACTGCGAATTGATAGGCCCGGGGGACCAAGCAATCTTAAACTGGAGCCATTGTCGTGGGATGACCTCTTCCAGAAGTTCGACGAATCGGATTTAGTCTCTTTTATCAGGACGAGACGGCCGACGGCGAACGAGCCACTTCTGCAAGTTCGTCAGCCGAGAGACTGCTTTAGAACAGGTGGAGAATAAGTGAGGCTAGCTTGCTTGCATTTATTTCAGCGTTAAATGATCGGAGTTACGTGGAGAGAAATTATCATGAGCACACGAAAACAAAAGGCGCAGCCCAAACCGCCTGCCTTCGATAAGGCAAACAAATCCGGCTCGGTCCAGCCCGAGGAGCGACCGTCGTGGCAATCCGACACTCAGAATGCCGGGGGAGCCGCGACCGAAATAGACGAGGACGACAGGCGCCGCATTCCCGATCGAACCGGCGGACAAAATGGCGCGGTGGACCAGAAACGTAACGATGAACAGCAATATCATGCTGCTGGCGTCGCCCATGATCCGCACCATCGCACCCAGGAACGTATCGACCGCGGCGACCCGGATGCGGGGGACGTCGACGATGAAACTCGCGCACAAAGCGCGCCATTCAACAAGACTTACGGTCACCACCCGTAGGTTAACGTGGAAAGAATGGAGCCGTCCCAGTCCATGATGGGGCGGCTTTTTTTGCGCTGCAGCGTACCGCCTGTCTTTTAAAACAATCGTAGCTGTGTGTTGGTGGATTCGGGCGACCGTGCCGGTCCGAAGACACTACGCCCACCAAGCGACGGGCTGATCTGATATTCATGGGCAATCAGTTTTTCAAAATCGGCTTCCGGCTGCAGCGTATGCTCTATCGTTTTGACGAACCGATGTAGACGCGACAAACCTTCGCTCCGCTCCTTATCACCTAGTTTCGCCCTTTCCAACGACGTTTCCAAAACCTCGACCGTTCGGTCGTAAACTTTCGTCGGCACTGGAAATGGATGGCGGTCCTTGCCGCCGTGCGCAAAAGCGAACCGTGCTGGGTCCCGAAATCTTGTCGGTGTTCCGTGAATGACTTCGGCGACGAGAGCAAGCGATTGAAGCGTTCGAGGCCCCAACTTTTCTAAAAGAAGAGCAGACGCAAAGTCCGACAGGTTTCGCTCGTAGGCCGTAAGCAAAACAGCGCCAAGGCGCTTAAGATCGACGCAGTGGCGACCGACTTCGTGCCGCCGATGCATCATGAGCTTGCGGATCTCTTGCAGATTGGTTTCCGGCTTTTGCCTTAGGATATCGAGGATGGCTCCTTGTGCTGGAGCCGCTTGGCCATCCACAAGGTTCATGATCTGACCCTGCGACTCGCCGGCGATACCGCTATGGGGTGCCTCAATAAAGCTCTTGAGGCGCTGAGAGTGCCAATGATAACGACGGGCCATGCCTGTCTGAACATTCATTCCTTGCTGAACGACTACCCATTGCCCATTGCGCGCAACAATGAAGCTGTGCAGATACAGCTGAAAGCCGTCACCCACGGCGTTATTATCGACGCGGGCGGAAAGTCGGCTGGCACGTACTAGAGCATTGGCATCGAGGCCAGTGTCCTCTCCGACGGATATGAGTTCGTCGGGGGTCTGGCGCGAATGGCGTCCCCGGCCACCACAGATGTAGATTCCAAGCTCGCCGGCTTTCGACCGCAGCGCTCGCTTGAGCGCGCCGACTACGGACGTCGTAACGCCCGACGAATGCCAGTCCATTCCTAATACGCACCCGAAGGCCTGAAACCAAAAGGGATCGGCCAGCCGCGCCAGTAGTTCGTCGGTGCCGTACTGCTGAATGATCGTTTCAGAAATGGCGCCACCAAGAGCCGCCATACGCTGGGCGAGCCATTGAGGAACGTGGCCGCCATGCAGCGGCAGATCGGCATGACCCGAACGTCTCATTGCGCCACCGGTCCAGAGGAGTCCACCATAATGGACATTTGATCACTCTCGGCTAAACCCGTCAATCGGAGGGCTAAAGATGAACAGCGCGCGAATCTGGAGCGATGGCAAGTCGAACGGCTACTGAGCGTGTGGATTCAAGAGCTTCACTTTCTGGTTCGCCTTGAAGGCAGAATGCACCAGAAGCGTTTCCCAATAAATGATCCGGTGCTTGAATGCGTGAGACCGACGCGCGAATCGGTTAACGAATTGGTAATCCAACTGCACCGATTTCTACCTCCGGCACAACGCTAGTGTCGTCACGGAGTTTGGCTGCCAGGCACTTTAACGGTGGCAGCGCCGTTCCTAGTATACTGATTCCGATCTTAGGGTACGAAGTTCCCCATGGCTGGACCGACCATGCGCTCGCGATCCTCTCATTATGCGATCGCAGCGCTGGCGGTCGCCGCCGCCACGCTGATCAGGTTCCTCCTCGACCCACTCGTTGGTGACCGGTTTCTATTACCGACCTATTTTGCAGCGATCGGCTTCGCCGCCTGGTATGCCGGCGTAAGGGTAGCCATCTTCGCGGCAATACTGAGCTATCTGGCGGCAGACTATTTTTTTATCCCACCGGATGCCGCACTCCCTCTTACGCACTGGGATGAGACAACTGTCAACGCCTTTGTTGCCTTCATCGTCGTCACCGCCACCATTCTCATCCTCACGGAACTGTTGAATCGCGCCAATCGACGCGCTATCGGGGATCGTGAAAGGTTCCGCGTCACCCTGTCAAGCATCGGCGACGCGGTCATTGCCACCGGACCCGGTGAACGCATCACATTCATGAATGGCATCGCCACCGCCCTGACCGGATGGCAAGCCGACGAAGCGATCGGGCGGCCGCTGAAAGAGGTGTTTCACATCATTCAGGAGAAGACTCGCCGCCCCGTCGAGAATCCGTGTGCCAAAGTTATTCAGACTGGCGCCATCGTCGGTCTGGCCAATCATACTGTTCTCATTGCCAAGGATGGCACGGAACGGCCCATCGACGATAGCGCTGCCCCCATTTTCGACGACCACGGCAAGGTGCAAGGCGTCATCCTTGTCTTTCGTGACGCCACCAAGCAGCGCCAGGCGGAAGAAGCACTGCAAAAGCTCGCCGACATCGTCGAATACTCTGACGATGCCATCATCAGCAAACGAATCGATGGCACGATCACTAGCTGGAACGCTGCCGCCGAACGACTCTACGGCTACACCGCAGCCGAAGCTATCGGTCAACACATTAGCCTCATCGTCCCTGCCGACTACCGGGCGGAACTCCAGGAAATTATGCAGCGGCTTTCTGCCGGTGAGCGAATCGAGCATTGGGACACTGTCCGCCAACGCAAGGACGGTTCGCTGGTCGAGGTGTCACTGCGCATCTCTCCCATCAAGAACGCCGAAGGAGAAGTGGTTGGCGCTTCCAAGGTGGCTCGCGATATTAGCGCTCGGCGAAAGGAAGAAAACGCCGTTGAATTTTTGGCAGATTCCGGGCAGAAGTTGGCGGCGCTTGTGGACGAGCGGAGTGTGCAAGACCTGATTGCCAGCTTGCCCGTGCCGTATTTTGCGGACTGGTGCATCGTTTACCGCCTAATCGACGATGGACAGATCGAACCCGCGGCATATTATCATCGCGATCCTGACAATAGCGCCGCCTTGCATGAATTGATCGCGGCTATTCCGTTGAGCTGGGACTCCATGGCGTCCGCTGCCAATGCCTTACGCAAAGACGCCTCTCATCTCGTTGCCGATATCCCCCGATCACACTTAAACACCTTTTCGGCCAAACCGGCGGTCGGCGCCCTCTTTGACAAACTGCGCCCGCGCTCGGTGATCAGCGTGCCAATGCGGGCGCGAGATCATATCCTTGGCGTCATCACCTTCGTGAGGTCCGATGGGCGCGAAGCGTATCATGATGCCGACTGCCGTTTTGCCGAGAACATTGCCGGAAGAGCAGCGATCGCCATCGACAATGCCCAGCTATATCAGTCCGTTCAACAAGCCGTTGGCCAGCGTGACGAATTCCTGGCCATGCTCGCCCATGAGCTGCGAAACCCTTTGGCCGCCATTCGCTACGCGACCGACCTCGCCCGCATGCCGGCACAAGAATACAACCCGCACCTGTTTGACATCGTCGAACGGCAGCTCGGCAACTTCTCACGCCTGATCGACGATCTTCTTGATGTATCCCGTGTCAGCCAGAACAAGATTTCGCTCCAGCTGGAAGATTCCGACGCCAAGATTATCGCCTCACGGGCTCTGGAAACGGCTCGTCCGGTTCTGTTGTTGAAAGGGCACCAAATCACCGTCGAGCTTACCGACGAGGAATTGCCGATTCATGTCGACGCGGTACGCACCGAGCAAATCGTGGTTAATCTCCTCACCAATGCCGCGAAGTACACACCCGACGGAGGACACGTGTGCCTTAGGGTACAAGCCGACCGAGAATGTGCCGTCACTAGCGTTTCCGATTCCGGTATCGGTATTGCGCCCGAAGTCTTGCCGCGCGTCTTCGATCTTTTCGCCCAGGCCGACCGGACCATCGATCGCACTGAGGGAGGCCTCGGCATCGGTTTGACCGTAGCCAGACGACTCGCGGAAATGCAGGGCGGGGTGCTTTCGGCGGCCAGTAAAGGACTCGGCAAAGGCTCCGAGTTCACCTTGCGGCTGCGCCTCACGACTCCGAAACCGTCGTCGGCGGTCGCCGCCAATCGAGCACAAGCGACAAGTCATCAGCTACGCATCTTGGTCGTCGACGATAACCGTGACACCGCGACAACCGCCTCATTGCTCTTAAAGGCCAGCAAACATGAGGTGCGAGAAGCATACGAAGGTTATGCCGCACTTGAAACGTTCAAGGCCTTTAAGCCGGACGTGGCGTTGCTGGACTTGGGCCTTCCCGGACTGAATGGATTCGAGGTCGCCCAAAAGCTCCGCGAAGCTGGATTTTCTCGCGAGATCCTGATTGCGGTTTCTGGATACGGCCAACCGGAAGATCGTCGTCGATCACAGGAAGCTGGCTTCAATTACCACCTTATCAAGCCTGTGCATCATGCGGACCTGATAAAAATCCTGAATACGATTGTCCCAGGTATTCGCGACGAGTCGTAATCGTCCGTACGTTGTTGAATGAAAGGCTCAATCCCAATCGGACGAGCATTTGCCGTGGTTGTCGGTCAAGTAGCCCAACTAACGACTTTTCTGGACGCCGGGCTCAGGACCGCAACGAACGCGATACGGCAATTGAGCCCGGGCGCATTCTGTACCGCGGTACAGAATCGGTTTGAAACCGTGAGAATTCTCCATAAAATGTAGAGAGTTACGGCAAGCCTTCGGGAGGCGCGTCTGTTCCAAAAAACTCTGTTTTTGAGGGCTTTTTCACGCATTTCGCCGCCAATCGCTCACGCTACTTCTAATCCGCAGGTTACAGGTTCGATTCCTGTCGGGCGTACTTCTGCACATCGATTCAGGCGCTAGATTTAAACACTGAACCAATGGGCTCGTCGATCTTTAGTGCGGTGGCCCGTTTCCCGCAGCGGCCTTTAACCGGCGATCTTCCGTTCCATCAGATGGCTCGCCCTCATCTCGATCATTTCCAACTCAGCAGCCACCTGTCTGCGGAACTGATCCAAGGCGAATTGCACAGCCTGCCGTTCATCTAACTCTGCGGGCACCCACAATTCGTTAGCGTGACGCTCGGCCAGTTCGTGCAGATTCAGCGGCCCCGGATTTTCGGTTGTCGTGCTGAATCGCATTTGTTGTCGCCAGCGAGCCATGTATACATTTGTACACTATTCACTGGTGCCGTCAAGAGGATCCCAAAAAATACGTCCGTGCTGGAAAAATGGCTGGTTGGCCTGACCGTGCTCGCGAAAGAAGAACAAGTCCGACAATTAGCCGAGCAGAGCGATCAGGGACACCGCTTAGTCGACCGCCTTTACTTCGGGGATTCGCCACGTGCCGTCGATAATCGACGGCGACGATTCCTTCGGCCAGTAGAGTCGCATCATCAGAATGAACTTATCCACCGGAGCGGGCAGCCGGTTCGATTCCTTGTCCGCGCCCGGGCTTTCGTTCTGAACGTACAAGTCCACACATCCATCCGCGTTTGACTTCAAGTTCTGGCGCGCGCTGATGCTCTGTCGATTGATGGGATTTTGCACGAAGAGATAGTTTTTGTCGTACATGGTCAGCGACCAGAAACCCTCCACCGGCGGAAGTTGGCCCTTCGCGAAATGCATCACATATTTCTTCTGGCCTTAATAGGACTCGAGCGCATTCGGCCCTTCGGACGTCGGATAAACGGCGTCCTGCGGCCGGTTGGCGCCAAGGCCGATCGCCGTGATGAGCGCGCGTTGAATGTAATTGGTGCCGTACAGGCCGGTCTTAGTGGTGAATAGCCAGCCGTACTCCAGCTTCATATCGCGATCTACGATTCCCTCCTTCATCCATAGCATGATCTTCTCGTTGGCAATCTTGGGAACCAGCGAGAACTCCTCTTTCTCGAGCTTGCTCAACTTGCTGCTGTCGAACGGCTGGCCGGGCACGATGCCGAGCACCCAAGGCTCGTGCCCCACATCCAGCCAGGCGGTTGTATAGAGCGTGTCGGCATTCGGCGCAGCGGTTGCGATGCCTGCCGTAGAGCAGCAGGCTCAATCCGCAGACGGCCCCCGCGCCCGCCAGTGCTACGCTCGCCGGCTCGGGCACCGATAGTGCGCTGGCAGACGCGTTGCTGCTGTTTCGTAACCAGTTCGACGCCGCGAGGGCCATGTCTTGACCATTGACGATGCCATCATGGTTGAGGTCTCCCGTCATTCCGCTGCCCGAGCGCAGCCAATTGCTGGCCATCAAAGCGATGTCCTGCCCGTTGACGATACCGTCGAAGTTAGCGTCCCCGGGAAGCTGCACGCCCGAGGTGTGCGGTTGCAATACGGACATTACCGGCCGATCAGCCTGGCTAGCAGTTCCCAGCTTCGTCGGCTCAGCGGTAAACAGATAGTTTTGCCACCACGGCCCCGCCGCCCACCATGTCCAGCCGAGCCACGAATTGCTGTGGGCCTCGACGTAATTCAACATGTTGTTGAGCGCCTCGTCGCCAATTTGATTCGCGGCGGTACCAATCGTCGAATTGGCGACGGCGAACTCTCCCAAGAAGCCCTTTAAGTTGTGTGCCTCTAGCCATTGCGTAAAACTCGTCAATCGTTCGACGCCGATCATCGGATCGTTGTTCGTGATCTTAGCCGTAGTGCCAGAGCCATCAGGGTCGAGATATTGATGCGCCTCGATGGCGAAATTGTTGCCGGGGTCCACGATCTTGAGCATGGCGGTCGCGTTCGGGGTGCCGTACCAGTTGTCGCTCCACGAATCGGCATTCGTCCAGGCGTTGCCAGGCACCAGCACCAGGTTCTGCGCGCCGGCGCTGCGGATGGCCGCGATCGCGGTATTAGCCGCCGTGACCCACTGCTCGGTCGGCATGGAATTCGGTTCGGTCATCAGGCCAAAGATGACGTGCGGATTGTCCTTGTAATCGGCCGCCAGGCGCGACCATAGATTCGCAAATGCCGAATCTGGCACGTCGGCGCTGCCGATCAGCCCTTGCGCCGATTCCTCCATGTTGTTGGGGTCGGGATAATATCGCGCGAAGTTATGCGGATCGATAATCACGTTCGCCCCATGGCTGGTGGCGTACGTGATGAAACTATTGAAACGCGCAAACTCGGCGCTATCGAACGCGCCGTTCAAAGTCGGCTGCAGGCGCTCCCAACGGAATGGCAGGCGCAACGTGTTCATCCCCTCGCTGAGAAAGTAATCCACCTCTTTGGAATTGGGATAGATGTAGTCGTCGTCGTA from Pirellulales bacterium includes the following:
- a CDS encoding FAD-dependent oxidoreductase, translating into MSISPSPVWRAPDGPTFPALAKSLSVDVCVVGGGIAGISAAYFLKRAGKKVCLLERDHLGSGDTGRTTAHLTCVTDVRLTELVKAFGRESATLVWRAGTTAVNAIERIVAEHDIACEFRRVPGFLHAALYGRDDETESLREEAELARQLGFDAEFVAEAPIVNKPGMRISDQAKFRPLEYASTLAHFIDGDGSFVHEHSEVSEVEDKPLEVVANGCKVSCQDIVMATEIPLMGKTGLLRASLLQTKLAGYSSYVVSGLLPSGTLPEISLWDTSDPYYYLRVDREPDRDRVIFGGNDHKTGQVNDTEDCYCRLEKTLSEILPKVEIDHRWSGQVIETNDGLPLIGEESPHQFVATGFNGNGMTFATVAAMVIRDAILKKDNPWQELFSVDRKKIRGGTWDYIKENIDFPYYFVADRLKVAKSPNADDVEIGQGKVLKIDGVNVACAREATGRLHRVSAVCTHLGCLVNWNDAEQTWDCPCHGSRFKASGQVLAGPAESPLEPVPWPRKTTE
- a CDS encoding PAS domain S-box protein, producing the protein MAGPTMRSRSSHYAIAALAVAAATLIRFLLDPLVGDRFLLPTYFAAIGFAAWYAGVRVAIFAAILSYLAADYFFIPPDAALPLTHWDETTVNAFVAFIVVTATILILTELLNRANRRAIGDRERFRVTLSSIGDAVIATGPGERITFMNGIATALTGWQADEAIGRPLKEVFHIIQEKTRRPVENPCAKVIQTGAIVGLANHTVLIAKDGTERPIDDSAAPIFDDHGKVQGVILVFRDATKQRQAEEALQKLADIVEYSDDAIISKRIDGTITSWNAAAERLYGYTAAEAIGQHISLIVPADYRAELQEIMQRLSAGERIEHWDTVRQRKDGSLVEVSLRISPIKNAEGEVVGASKVARDISARRKEENAVEFLADSGQKLAALVDERSVQDLIASLPVPYFADWCIVYRLIDDGQIEPAAYYHRDPDNSAALHELIAAIPLSWDSMASAANALRKDASHLVADIPRSHLNTFSAKPAVGALFDKLRPRSVISVPMRARDHILGVITFVRSDGREAYHDADCRFAENIAGRAAIAIDNAQLYQSVQQAVGQRDEFLAMLAHELRNPLAAIRYATDLARMPAQEYNPHLFDIVERQLGNFSRLIDDLLDVSRVSQNKISLQLEDSDAKIIASRALETARPVLLLKGHQITVELTDEELPIHVDAVRTEQIVVNLLTNAAKYTPDGGHVCLRVQADRECAVTSVSDSGIGIAPEVLPRVFDLFAQADRTIDRTEGGLGIGLTVARRLAEMQGGVLSAASKGLGKGSEFTLRLRLTTPKPSSAVAANRAQATSHQLRILVVDDNRDTATTASLLLKASKHEVREAYEGYAALETFKAFKPDVALLDLGLPGLNGFEVAQKLREAGFSREILIAVSGYGQPEDRRRSQEAGFNYHLIKPVHHADLIKILNTIVPGIRDES
- a CDS encoding DUF2171 domain-containing protein; amino-acid sequence: MASSMKNTVANAGHAVADAAKNVGDKIAQGAEEAAEFVKDKTGMGGPAEGTDVGVAGIKKHMKVIASCGKTVGTVDGVESNAIKLTRKDSPDGQHHFIPVGWVERVDSHVHLSKNSRETEENWKADALSCGCAE
- a CDS encoding GNAT family N-acetyltransferase; protein product: MKSNCHAFIAGFTSPDHGIHQLITANRVLAQKVRNVFETATVVHLSNPVTDNADFGRNMNRIDSRIAPLAVDLAQPLGPPPTPGTISDIPVIVSEVQTRQDLNEFISLPWQIYKGDRNWAPPLWVEAQAFLDRRRHPFYLHGAATQFIARREQAVVGRVLVSDDPNYNKAHATNVGCFGMFESLDDETIGDALLDASAEWLARRGRTELMGPIDYSTNYPCGLLIEGFDTPQRVLMNHNPPYYAKLLESWGLTKVKDLHGWWFDCSCPKMSRWASRAARTSSRGKIEIRQLTFKDFDAEVARCMELYNQAWENNWGFVKMTEAEFRDLAKHLKQFAEPQLMLMAEVAGRPAGLAITIPDFNQATRPLNGRLTTFGLPLGLFRLWRNMRRIRAGRVLVLGVLPEFRGRGVTELLILRTREIGQRLGYVGAELGWTLEDNALINRPIQKAGAVPYKRFRIYHSAT
- a CDS encoding DUF763 domain-containing protein → MRRSGHADLPLHGGHVPQWLAQRMAALGGAISETIIQQYGTDELLARLADPFWFQAFGCVLGMDWHSSGVTTSVVGALKRALRSKAGELGIYICGGRGRHSRQTPDELISVGEDTGLDANALVRASRLSARVDNNAVGDGFQLYLHSFIVARNGQWVVVQQGMNVQTGMARRYHWHSQRLKSFIEAPHSGIAGESQGQIMNLVDGQAAPAQGAILDILRQKPETNLQEIRKLMMHRRHEVGRHCVDLKRLGAVLLTAYERNLSDFASALLLEKLGPRTLQSLALVAEVIHGTPTRFRDPARFAFAHGGKDRHPFPVPTKVYDRTVEVLETSLERAKLGDKERSEGLSRLHRFVKTIEHTLQPEADFEKLIAHEYQISPSLGGRSVFGPARSPESTNTQLRLF
- a CDS encoding cellulase family glycosylhydrolase, translating into MKSCRICFKFLRGTRPLHASIVWVAAIIGLAGKGANGSDLLYTGVSLAGAEFGSAPTPTDLGTYDDDYIYPNSKEVDYFLSEGMNTLRLPFRWERLQPTLNGAFDSAEFARFNSFITYATSHGANVIIDPHNFARYYPDPNNMEESAQGLIGSADVPDSAFANLWSRLAADYKDNPHVIFGLMTEPNSMPTEQWVTAANTAIAAIRSAGAQNLVLVPGNAWTNADSWSDNWYGTPNATAMLKIVDPGNNFAIEAHQYLDPDGSGTTAKITNNDPMIGVERLTSFTQWLEAHNLKGFLGEFAVANSTIGTAANQIGDEALNNMLNYVEAHSNSWLGWTWWAAGPWWQNYLFTAEPTKLGTASQADRPVMSVLQPHTSGVQLPGDANFDGIVNGQDIALMASNWLRSGSGMTGDLNHDGIVNGQDMALAASNWLRNSSNASASALSVPEPASVALAGAGAVCGLSLLLYGRHRNRCAECRHALYNRLAGCGARALGARHRARPAVRQQQVEQARERGVLAGSQDCQREDHAMDEGGNRRSRYEAGVRLAIHH